In Candidatus Nitrosotalea sinensis, the sequence CACTCTTGAATATTGGCTCTAATTTTGCAATATCTTCTTTAAAGTCGTCTTTTGTATGAAGTATTTTTTCATGGAGGATCTTAAAGTATACTGCAACAAAGAACAATGTGGCGTATCTTTTTGTTTTGTGTCCTCCCTTCTTTCCATAGTTGATTCCTTTTTTTGCATATTCTTTGATTAGATATGGATACAGTAAAAGCCTAAAATCATCTCTTAGCTTTTCATCAAAGACCTCATCATACTTGCTTCCTCTTGGAAGAAATTGGGCAGGAGAGCTGTACGCCTCAGTAGGTCTTTGTTCTATTCCTGCAATAAATGCCTGTATTGCATCTTTTGCAACAACAATTTTTTTGTGATTATCTGGGAGATACTTGTTGTAAATTGGGTCTCCGACAAACTCACTTTGGTGCGACTTTTCTTTTGTGTCAAATGAGCCTGCTTGGATTTCGTAAAAATAATGAATGTTCTCCATTTGTGATTTTATGGATTTGTGAAAGTCCATCAAAGATACGAGATCTTTTCCTCTTACTGCGTTCTGCGAGTTTCTATACTTTGTAATGTTGTTCTGATCAAGCTCGTCTGCAGCCTTGATGATTGTAACTGTGATGCTTCCTTCTAGATTGTGAGTACGCCTTGCGTGGTCAAGTACGGAATTTGATGTCTGTGCACCGTTGACTATTTGCGGAGAATGCAAAACTATGGAATTGTCTTCCTGCTCTTCAAAATCACTTACTACGATGGTTATTCCGTTGTTATAGTAAAAGAACTTGTGTGGAACCTCTTGAAGCGTCTCTCGTAATCCCTTGTTTACTGTGGTCTTGAATTGCATCCATTGTCTTATGTTTGACTCAAAGACGTATTCTTTGTTCTTTGTCACAAAGTTTGTCAGCTCTCGTAGTTTTAAAATTCCAAGTAGCGTATCTTGATATCGCAATTTTGTTTCAAGTTTTATTGATGCTCTTTTTCCTGCTGCAGGTTTTTTTATCCTGTCCCAAAGCTTTTGCACTATGACATCGATATCATAAATCTCAATGGAATCAAAAAATTCCTCTTCTACGTTCTGGTCGGTAACATAGATGCATTCTATCTTGAGGTTTTTCTCTTGAATCTTTGTTACAAGTTGTGCAAGCTCAGGGCGCATCTTTGCGATGTCTTTTTCCTGCAATCTCCTGACATCTTCCTTGAATTTTGCTATTGCTTCAATGGAATGTGAAGTTCCATATTTTGACTGGAATAGGTATATCTTGTTCTCTGAAAAATCCACCGGAAGATATGCGTCAATACCCAGATCGTTTGCACCATCTATTATCGCGTCAGTTGCATCGTCCTCTGTTGCTTCAAAGACACGCGTAAGCACCCATTGCAAAAAGTTGTGTCCTTTCTCAACTTCGTTTTGTGCACTCTCTGCATACTCTTTGATGCTGTCTTTTACATTCTGTGCAAATCCATCAAGCGGTTGGGTGGAATTGTAATTATATGAAACAGGTTTTGCACCTGGAATGTATTCTAGTAAACCACTGCTTCTTTCAGCCAAATTCAAACTGTCTAGAAACCACTCTATTTAGAAAAGTAGGTTATTATGATATAATCTCGGACTGGATTTAGATTGTCTGGAACTATTAGAATAGAAAACAAAAATCTTGTTTTTGAAATGCATGGAATTGACATTATACTGGCAATAAGAAAAAGCATCACAATTCCTCTAGAACATGTACTCTCAGTATCCACTGATCGCATCTCATGGAAGCCTTTTGAGCAGATAAAAGTTGCAGGAACCTCACTTCCTGGAGTAATCAAGGATGGCATGTTTCTTTCAAGTGATGGCCTATTGTTTTTTGAAATGCATAATCCTGACAAGTGCATAACAGTATCATTGAAAAACGAAAAGTACAAGAAAATAATCTTTGAGGTAGATGACAAGGAGTCTATAGCAAAGACTATTCGTGATGCCTTGTCTAATTAAATAAAATATCAGAGGTGAGGAAGGGATTTGAACCCCTATAGATTCGCTTTGCAGGCGAACGCATAGCCGCTCTGCCACCTCACCGCAATCAAAAATGGTCTTTATCTGAACAATTAAATCTTTTAGATTAGAATTTTGAAAACTGTTTTGCAGCCAATCTGATGTCTTCTGACTTGATTGTTTTTCTGCCAGCATGGGTAGACATTTCTACTGCATTTTTTGCAATTGCAATGCCTATCTCTTCAAGTATTCTTCTAAGTTCGTTGGCAGACTCGTCACTTACTCTTTCAGCTCCTGCTTTTTTCAATATTCTGTACATTACAGACAGACCAAACTCCGATGTTGTCATGGAGTAAATTCCAAAAACCCTTGATAAAAGACTTTGAGTGGAAAAAAACTATGCAAGGATCGATTTATACACACTATTTGACGGTCAGATATGTACCAGATGGCCTGGCTTACTGATGCTCACATTCACTTGTCTGATCCTGAATATTCCGGAGATATGGAGTACATTATTACTGCAAT encodes:
- a CDS encoding AIPR family protein, translating into MAERSSGLLEYIPGAKPVSYNYNSTQPLDGFAQNVKDSIKEYAESAQNEVEKGHNFLQWVLTRVFEATEDDATDAIIDGANDLGIDAYLPVDFSENKIYLFQSKYGTSHSIEAIAKFKEDVRRLQEKDIAKMRPELAQLVTKIQEKNLKIECIYVTDQNVEEEFFDSIEIYDIDVIVQKLWDRIKKPAAGKRASIKLETKLRYQDTLLGILKLRELTNFVTKNKEYVFESNIRQWMQFKTTVNKGLRETLQEVPHKFFYYNNGITIVVSDFEEQEDNSIVLHSPQIVNGAQTSNSVLDHARRTHNLEGSITVTIIKAADELDQNNITKYRNSQNAVRGKDLVSLMDFHKSIKSQMENIHYFYEIQAGSFDTKEKSHQSEFVGDPIYNKYLPDNHKKIVVAKDAIQAFIAGIEQRPTEAYSSPAQFLPRGSKYDEVFDEKLRDDFRLLLYPYLIKEYAKKGINYGKKGGHKTKRYATLFFVAVYFKILHEKILHTKDDFKEDIAKLEPIFKSVKLNQRILKLTDTIVTKFLEDTVVDDEMTAANTYHNFFSHHVWQDSMVRVIEKKIKQEEEEITSIQKLVHDLF
- a CDS encoding histone family protein gives rise to the protein MTTSEFGLSVMYRILKKAGAERVSDESANELRRILEEIGIAIAKNAVEMSTHAGRKTIKSEDIRLAAKQFSKF